A genomic segment from Armatimonadota bacterium encodes:
- the aspS gene encoding aspartate--tRNA(Asp/Asn) ligase: MQRWKRTHFCGTLRPEHIGQQVILNGWVHRSRDHGGLIFVDLRDRSGLVQVVFDPSTAPQSHAIAETVRSEYVLAVEGTVRRRPEGLENPKLATGEIEVLVSDVEVLNTCRPLPFQISDENLNVDESIRLRYRYLDLRRPEMFHRLELRHKVVQLIRQFLNERGFIEVETPILIKSTPEGARDYLVPSRLYPGHFYALPQSPQQLKQLLMVGGVERYYQIAKCFRDEDTRADRQPEFTQLDLEMSFVEQEDILQLIEEMTIFVVESVSSKKMIKPWPRLTYDEAMARFGTDKPDLRFGLELVDLSPVLVNTQAQIFRSVLDNSGQVKAIRIPGGAQYSRKDIDEITEFARRFGAKGLATVQWMETGVRSPIAKFLTTEEMSAIRQATEAQEGDMVAIVADQPKVVANVLSRLRNEFGKRLGLLDPNVLAFCWIVDFPLVEWNEEEGRWDPMHHPFTMPHPEDIPLLDTDPARVRASCYDVVCNGVEWASGSIRIHRRDIQQKVFRLLNYSEEETQARFGHMLEAFEYGAPPHGGIAPGIDRLVMFLTDDENIREVIAFPKTATGQDLLFGAPAPVDEKQLEELHIRVVLPEEKKGSSKIGEGVES, translated from the coding sequence TTGCAACGGTGGAAACGCACGCATTTTTGTGGGACACTGCGCCCAGAGCATATCGGACAGCAGGTAATACTGAACGGCTGGGTACATCGCAGTCGTGACCATGGAGGGCTAATCTTTGTTGACCTGCGCGATCGCAGTGGACTGGTACAGGTGGTGTTTGACCCCAGCACAGCCCCGCAATCACACGCCATAGCGGAGACGGTGCGTTCGGAGTACGTGCTGGCGGTGGAGGGTACCGTCCGCCGTCGCCCCGAAGGGTTGGAGAACCCCAAGCTGGCTACCGGCGAGATAGAGGTACTGGTGTCTGACGTAGAGGTACTGAATACCTGCCGCCCCTTGCCCTTCCAGATTTCCGATGAGAACCTGAACGTGGATGAATCGATCCGCCTGCGCTATCGCTACCTGGACCTGCGCCGCCCAGAGATGTTCCACCGGCTGGAGCTGCGCCACAAGGTAGTCCAGCTGATTCGGCAGTTCCTGAACGAACGCGGATTTATAGAGGTCGAAACGCCCATTTTGATCAAATCCACGCCGGAGGGAGCGCGCGACTATCTGGTTCCCTCGCGCCTGTACCCGGGTCACTTCTATGCTCTTCCGCAGTCTCCTCAGCAGCTCAAGCAGCTGCTGATGGTAGGGGGTGTGGAACGCTACTACCAGATAGCGAAGTGCTTCCGCGATGAGGACACCCGCGCGGACCGCCAGCCCGAGTTTACCCAGCTGGACCTGGAGATGTCCTTCGTAGAACAGGAGGATATTCTGCAGCTGATCGAGGAGATGACTATCTTCGTGGTGGAGTCGGTGTCCAGCAAGAAGATGATAAAGCCCTGGCCGCGCCTGACGTACGATGAGGCGATGGCACGGTTCGGCACAGACAAACCCGACCTGCGCTTTGGATTAGAGCTGGTAGACCTTTCCCCGGTGCTGGTAAACACGCAGGCTCAGATTTTCCGCAGCGTGCTGGACAACAGCGGACAGGTCAAAGCCATCCGTATCCCGGGAGGCGCACAGTACAGCCGCAAGGACATCGATGAAATCACCGAGTTCGCCCGACGATTTGGCGCGAAAGGGCTGGCAACGGTTCAGTGGATGGAGACAGGCGTGCGCTCACCCATTGCCAAGTTCCTGACCACCGAAGAGATGTCCGCTATTCGTCAGGCTACCGAAGCCCAGGAGGGCGACATGGTCGCCATCGTTGCCGATCAGCCGAAGGTGGTGGCGAACGTGCTCTCGCGCCTGCGCAATGAGTTTGGTAAACGATTAGGACTGCTGGACCCCAACGTGCTGGCGTTTTGCTGGATTGTAGACTTCCCGCTGGTGGAGTGGAACGAGGAGGAAGGGCGTTGGGACCCGATGCACCATCCCTTCACGATGCCCCACCCAGAGGACATCCCTCTGCTGGACACGGACCCTGCCCGCGTACGCGCTTCCTGCTACGATGTGGTGTGCAACGGCGTGGAGTGGGCAAGCGGCAGCATCCGTATCCACCGGCGCGACATCCAGCAGAAAGTGTTCCGACTGCTCAACTACAGTGAGGAAGAGACGCAGGCTCGCTTCGGACACATGTTAGAGGCTTTTGAATATGGTGCGCCTCCCCACGGGGGCATCGCGCCCGGCATCGACCGCCTGGTGATGTTCCTCACCGACGACGAGAACATCCGCGAGGTAATCGCCTTCCCGAAAACCGCCACGGGTCAGGACCTGCTTTTCGGTGCGCCCGCCCCAGTAGACGAGAAGCAGCTGGAGGAACTGCATATCCGCGTGGTGCTGCCGGAGGAGAAAAAGGGCTCATCAAAAATCGGAGAGGGGGTTGAATCCTGA
- a CDS encoding oxidoreductase, which yields MQLIRIGMIGVGQIGKSHLRQYAQIPGAQIVAAADINEAELRRVAEEYHIPYTTTDFRKLLERDDIDAVDVCLHNNLHAPVTIEALQAGKHVYCEKPMAGAYVDALAMYETAQRTGKKLSIQLATLFSKETKAARRLIDEGYLGRLYHARSTGFRRRGRPYVDGYGTASFVQKAVAAGGALYDMGVYHIAQVLYLLGLPKVERISGKIYQETDMDARRRDISGYDVEELGLGFVKCDNNVTIDIIEAWAVHMDGFEGSSIFGSKGGIRLNPFGYFTTVADMDMNATFDLNSADWRWHQLVENTDAYDSPQHHWIAALQGRVDLLPTAEIALATMLISEGIYLSDQLGREVTAEEVRQASKSTAMKL from the coding sequence ATGCAACTGATACGGATTGGGATGATTGGCGTCGGGCAGATAGGCAAAAGCCATCTGCGTCAGTATGCACAAATACCCGGCGCACAGATAGTCGCCGCCGCGGACATCAATGAAGCGGAGCTGCGACGTGTTGCCGAAGAGTACCATATCCCCTACACCACTACCGATTTCCGCAAGCTACTGGAGCGCGATGATATCGATGCCGTCGACGTATGCCTGCATAACAACCTGCACGCGCCGGTAACTATTGAGGCTCTGCAGGCTGGCAAACACGTCTATTGCGAGAAGCCTATGGCGGGCGCTTACGTAGACGCCCTTGCCATGTACGAAACGGCGCAGCGCACCGGTAAAAAGCTTTCCATTCAGCTGGCGACCCTTTTCTCTAAGGAAACCAAAGCAGCCCGGAGACTGATTGACGAAGGCTATCTGGGCAGACTATACCACGCACGCTCCACAGGATTTCGCAGGCGTGGCAGACCGTATGTAGACGGCTACGGCACCGCTTCCTTCGTGCAAAAGGCTGTTGCAGCGGGTGGTGCACTTTATGATATGGGCGTCTACCACATCGCACAGGTGCTGTACCTGCTCGGTCTGCCGAAGGTGGAGCGCATCAGCGGTAAGATTTATCAGGAAACCGATATGGACGCGCGCCGACGCGACATCAGCGGCTACGACGTAGAGGAGCTCGGGCTGGGCTTTGTCAAATGCGACAACAATGTGACGATAGACATTATCGAAGCGTGGGCAGTCCACATGGACGGATTCGAGGGGAGCAGCATCTTCGGATCTAAAGGAGGTATCCGACTGAACCCCTTCGGCTACTTCACCACCGTCGCCGACATGGACATGAACGCTACCTTCGATCTCAATAGCGCAGACTGGCGCTGGCATCAGCTGGTGGAGAATACCGATGCTTACGACTCACCCCAACACCACTGGATTGCAGCGCTGCAGGGGCGGGTGGATCTGTTGCCTACCGCCGAAATCGCTCTGGCAACCATGCTTATCAGCGAGGGCATCTACCTGTCCGACCAGCTGGGGCGCGAAGTCACGGCGGAGGAGGTACGTCAGGCATCCAAGTCTACGGCGATGAAGCTGTAG
- a CDS encoding ABC transporter ATP-binding protein codes for MKNLIRFLKELRPYRRTMFLAAVLTFLSAGLGLPMPLIIQYITDHLIQRKPFPLWGVFFAIVGISAASGVVGYALAVTITYLGQRFMYDIRRKLYSHMQSLSIGFFEKQQTGKLMSNIINDVATINQLLTGGFVNMISDAVTLVAVLVIAFTKNWVLTLVALSVFPIYILNYLAFVNKLKEGSRQIRHERDVMLGDLQEKLAGVAVVKSYAKERYEVRQFLGQTRELLVLNVRQGVIGTLLWVIAEVIGALGTALMLWYGGRLVLSGQMSPGSLIAFISYIGGYMYGPILRLIQMNDMIARTNAALERIFYTLDTKPAIEDKPGAIEMPPIVGKVEFDNVWFEYEPGQPVLKGIQLTVEPGEMVALVGQSGSGKTTMVNLLQRNYDVTSGAIRIDGIDIRDVQLKSLRRQIGVVIQETILFNTTIMENIRYGRLDATDEEVYEAARAANIHHVIEALPQGYETRIGEEGVKLSGGEKQRVAIARAILSNPRILILDEATSALDSETEALIQEALERLMQGRTSFVIAHRLSTIVKASKIVVMEKGEIKEVGTHEQLLAYGGIYANLYQQQFRVALEAQAV; via the coding sequence ATGAAGAACCTCATTCGATTCCTGAAAGAGCTGCGCCCCTATCGGCGCACCATGTTTTTGGCGGCGGTGCTGACCTTCCTCAGCGCAGGGCTGGGTTTGCCCATGCCTCTGATCATCCAGTACATCACCGACCATCTGATTCAGCGTAAACCCTTCCCCCTGTGGGGTGTCTTCTTTGCGATCGTGGGCATCTCAGCAGCATCGGGAGTAGTAGGCTATGCGCTGGCGGTGACCATCACCTATCTCGGTCAGCGTTTTATGTATGATATTCGCCGTAAGTTATACAGTCACATGCAGTCGTTGTCCATCGGCTTTTTCGAGAAGCAACAGACAGGCAAGCTGATGTCCAACATCATTAACGATGTGGCAACAATTAACCAGCTGCTCACGGGTGGTTTCGTGAACATGATTTCGGATGCAGTGACCCTGGTGGCAGTGCTGGTGATTGCCTTCACGAAGAACTGGGTGCTGACGCTGGTCGCCCTGTCGGTCTTCCCCATCTATATTCTCAACTACCTGGCTTTTGTCAACAAGCTGAAGGAGGGCAGTCGCCAGATACGCCATGAGCGCGACGTGATGCTGGGCGACCTGCAGGAAAAGCTGGCGGGCGTGGCGGTGGTCAAATCCTACGCGAAAGAGCGTTACGAAGTGCGCCAGTTTCTGGGGCAAACCCGCGAGCTGCTGGTGTTGAACGTGCGACAGGGCGTGATTGGCACATTGCTCTGGGTGATTGCGGAGGTCATCGGCGCCCTGGGGACCGCCCTCATGCTCTGGTACGGCGGTCGGCTGGTGCTCTCGGGACAGATGTCGCCCGGCTCACTGATTGCCTTCATCTCGTACATCGGAGGCTACATGTACGGTCCCATCCTGCGCCTTATCCAGATGAACGACATGATCGCTCGCACCAATGCCGCCCTAGAGCGTATTTTCTACACCCTGGATACCAAGCCTGCCATTGAAGACAAGCCTGGCGCGATCGAGATGCCGCCCATTGTGGGCAAAGTGGAGTTCGATAATGTGTGGTTTGAGTACGAGCCCGGTCAACCCGTACTCAAGGGCATCCAGCTGACGGTAGAGCCCGGAGAAATGGTTGCGCTGGTGGGGCAATCGGGTTCGGGCAAGACCACAATGGTGAACCTGCTCCAGCGCAACTACGACGTGACCTCTGGTGCGATACGCATCGACGGCATCGACATCCGTGACGTGCAACTCAAGAGCCTGCGCCGTCAGATTGGCGTGGTGATTCAGGAAACCATCCTCTTCAATACCACTATCATGGAGAACATCCGCTACGGACGGCTGGATGCTACCGATGAAGAGGTGTACGAAGCCGCCCGCGCCGCCAACATTCACCACGTGATTGAAGCACTCCCTCAGGGCTATGAGACGCGCATCGGTGAGGAAGGGGTTAAACTCTCGGGCGGCGAGAAACAGCGCGTCGCCATCGCCCGCGCCATCCTCAGTAACCCGCGCATCCTGATCCTGGATGAAGCCACTAGTGCGCTCGACTCTGAAACCGAAGCGCTTATTCAGGAAGCTCTGGAACGGCTGATGCAGGGGCGCACCAGCTTCGTGATCGCCCACCGTCTTTCCACCATCGTGAAAGCGAGCAAAATAGTGGTGATGGAAAAGGGTGAGATCAAAGAGGTGGGCACGCACGAACAGCTGCTGGCTTATGGCGGCATCTACGCTAACCTGTATCAACAACAGTTCCGGGTGGCACTGGAAGCGCAAGCGGTATAG
- a CDS encoding L-sorbosone dehydrogenase, translating into MTARIPVIASVGLWVILATGCLTAQRQEPSPSVRADASAKSPLQGVRGAGVPAFWVRPGYRVDLVAEGIENCRFVEFDDKGTLYLSRPQKGDILALRRRGDRYEVVNTFVSGYPTVHGMHFVDGWLWFTQSGAIHRAQDRDGDGKADEVVTVIPEGSLPRGGGHWWRSILVTDRYIYTSIGDSGNINDEMGTERQKIWRFLKDGTGKTLFASGIRNTEKLRLRPGTQEVWGVDHGSDWFGRTLGERAGFQPVTDFNPPDELNHYEEGKFYGHPFIVGNRVPRIEYQQRQDILELAAKTEPPAWSFGAHWATNGFTFLTQTHFPGHQGDMFVACRGSWNRSVPDGYRIERVLFDPVTGRPYGSLTIVKTLSADNQVLARPVDCAEAPDGSVIFTCDVTNRIYRISWAGQEGKGAGGADEKAR; encoded by the coding sequence ATGACAGCACGGATACCCGTTATCGCATCGGTTGGATTGTGGGTGATACTTGCCACAGGATGTCTCACGGCGCAACGTCAAGAGCCCTCCCCCAGTGTCAGGGCAGACGCGTCCGCCAAATCGCCGCTGCAAGGCGTACGCGGTGCCGGTGTTCCGGCTTTCTGGGTGCGTCCGGGCTATCGTGTGGACCTGGTCGCGGAAGGTATCGAAAACTGCCGATTCGTGGAGTTCGACGACAAAGGTACACTGTACCTCAGCCGCCCGCAGAAAGGGGATATTCTCGCGCTGCGCAGACGTGGCGACCGCTACGAGGTGGTCAATACGTTCGTCAGTGGCTATCCAACCGTTCATGGGATGCATTTCGTGGACGGATGGCTATGGTTCACCCAGAGCGGCGCGATCCACCGTGCACAAGACCGCGACGGCGATGGCAAGGCGGATGAAGTGGTGACCGTCATTCCCGAAGGCTCTTTGCCGAGGGGTGGAGGGCACTGGTGGCGGTCGATCCTCGTCACCGACCGCTATATTTACACTTCTATCGGCGACTCTGGCAACATCAATGATGAAATGGGGACGGAGCGACAGAAGATCTGGCGTTTTCTGAAAGATGGTACCGGTAAAACGTTGTTCGCGAGCGGCATCCGCAATACGGAGAAGTTGCGTCTACGCCCGGGGACGCAAGAAGTATGGGGAGTCGATCACGGCAGTGATTGGTTTGGGCGGACGCTGGGCGAACGAGCAGGGTTTCAGCCGGTTACCGACTTCAACCCCCCAGACGAGCTGAATCACTATGAGGAAGGGAAGTTCTACGGGCATCCCTTCATTGTGGGTAATCGGGTTCCTCGTATCGAGTACCAGCAGCGTCAGGACATCCTGGAACTTGCGGCGAAGACCGAGCCTCCTGCCTGGTCGTTTGGAGCACACTGGGCGACGAACGGCTTTACTTTTCTCACCCAAACGCATTTCCCCGGGCACCAGGGGGACATGTTTGTGGCGTGCCGTGGCTCATGGAACCGCAGCGTGCCGGATGGCTATCGCATCGAGCGGGTGCTCTTCGACCCGGTGACGGGCAGACCGTATGGCAGTCTGACCATCGTCAAGACACTCTCTGCCGACAATCAGGTGCTGGCAAGACCTGTGGACTGCGCCGAAGCGCCCGATGGGAGTGTGATTTTCACCTGTGACGTGACCAATCGTATCTACCGCATCTCCTGGGCAGGACAAGAGGGCAAAGGTGCCGGAGGAGCGGATGAGAAGGCTCGGTAG